A single window of Candidatus Flexicrinis affinis DNA harbors:
- the ruvC gene encoding crossover junction endodeoxyribonuclease RuvC, translating to MLSLGIDPGTAIVGYGLVRELPDGALQAVSYDVISTPAHTPLWERLETIYTSLTAVIQQFQPDRAGVEVLFFGKNVTTGINVAHARGVILLALHQAGLPITEYKPAEIKQSLTGYGNADKKQMQEMTRMMLNLDKIPRPDDAADALAVAITDIHSARFNAIGGWQ from the coding sequence GTGCTTTCACTGGGCATCGACCCCGGAACGGCGATTGTCGGTTACGGGTTGGTGCGAGAACTCCCCGACGGGGCGCTGCAAGCAGTCTCCTACGATGTTATCTCGACACCTGCGCACACGCCGCTTTGGGAGCGGCTGGAAACGATCTACACTTCGCTGACGGCGGTGATCCAGCAGTTCCAGCCTGATCGTGCGGGCGTCGAGGTTCTGTTCTTCGGCAAGAACGTGACGACGGGCATCAACGTCGCCCACGCACGCGGCGTAATCCTGCTGGCACTGCATCAAGCGGGGCTGCCAATTACGGAGTACAAACCAGCCGAGATCAAACAGAGCTTGACCGGATATGGCAACGCCGACAAGAAGCAGATGCAGGAAATGACCCGCATGATGCTCAACCTCGACAAGATCCCCCGCCCTGACGATGCGGCCGACGCGCTCGCCGTGGCTATCACCGATATTCACAGCGCGCGGTTCAATGCGATCGGAGGATGGCAGTGA